From Saccopteryx leptura isolate mSacLep1 chromosome 3, mSacLep1_pri_phased_curated, whole genome shotgun sequence, one genomic window encodes:
- the PRR19 gene encoding proline-rich protein 19 isoform X1, whose product MDPRGPAPQSFQKAEKPGRVRRRKTRRERNKALLGSRQQLAHQDSSVASRNSPMDLQHPAASTAPKFMVITQGRLSREHWGLFNHEVKSLDVARLLSNGSLEPGTPTLPTKTAPSPGRAHKPAPQTRGKENQVPRDLGAGQSSPPELPGLGQLLGELQCHLILPQAFPRRNLVQEARDAIVGTLQACHGCVPDLTLVLRDCQPPLSGIKPGDPERRRINIPEQAPEEGRQRRRWGTKEFAFAMPDTSNTPTAHRESLAPKGPWPLTLPSLPSPSAVAWGPPTAFDLLKSIWLVATPPTSQSCGVRPPQPLPQPPSHLLPQTSALDWSPSPSVPQHSLSWTVAQSSPESWSFPPMRLY is encoded by the exons ATGGACCCCCGGGGGCCAGCCCCCCAATCTTTCCAGAAAGCTGAGAAACCTGGTCGGGTCCGCCGTCGGAAGACCAGGCGGGAGCGTAACAAGGCCTTGTTGGGCAGCCGCCAGCAATTAGCCCATCAGGATTCTTCTGTGGCCAGTCGAAATTCACCCATGGACCTCCAGCATCCTGCAGCTTCTACTGCCCCCAAGTTCATGGTCATAACCCAGGGTCGGCTAAGCCGAGAGCACTGGGGTCTCTTTAACCATGAGGTGAAATCTCTGGACGTGGCACGGCTGCTTAGCAATGGGTCCCTGGAGCCAGGCACTCCCACACTACCCACCAAGACTGCCCCAAGCCCAGGCAGGGCTCATAAACCAGCCCCACAAACAAGGGGCAAGGAGAATCAGGTACCTAGAGACTTGGGTGCAGGCCAATCTAGTCCCCCAGAGCTCCCAGGCTTGGGGCAGCTGCTGGGGGAGCTGCAGTGCCACCTGATTCTGCCACAGGCCTTCCCCAGGAGGAATCTAGTGCAAGAGGCCAGGGATGCCATTGTGGGTACCTTACAGGCCTGCCATGGCTGTGTACCTGACCTTACCCTGGTGCTCCGGGACTGCCAGCCACCCTTATCAG GGATCAAGCCTGGGGACCCTGAGAGACGAAGGATCAATATACCTGAGCAGGCTCCAGAagaaggaaggcagaggaggagatggggaacaaaggaatTTGCCTTTGCCATGCCTGACACCTCCAACACTCCCACTGCACACAGAGAGAGCTTGGCACCAAAAGGTCCTTGGCCGCTTACATTGCCCTCGTTGCCTTCTCCGTCTGCAGTGGCCTGGGGTCCCCCAACAGCATTTGACCTGCTGAAAAGCATCTGGCTGGTAGCCACACCACCAACCTCCCAGTCCTGTGGGGTTCGCCCACCACAGCCCCTGCCTCAGCCACCATCCCACTTGTTGCCCCAAACCTCTGCCCTGGACTGGagtcccagcccctctgtcccaCAGCACAGCCTCTCCTGGACTGTGGCCCAGAGCAGCCCAGAGTCCTGGTCTTTTCCACCCATGAGACTGTACTAA
- the PRR19 gene encoding proline-rich protein 19 isoform X2 codes for MDPRGPAPQSFQKAEKPGRVRRRKTRRERNKALLGSRQQLAHQDSSVASRNSPMDLQHPAASTAPKFMVITQGRLSREHWGLFNHEVKSLDVARLLSNGSLEPGTPTLPTKTAPSPGRAHKPAPQTRGKENQAFPRRNLVQEARDAIVGTLQACHGCVPDLTLVLRDCQPPLSGIKPGDPERRRINIPEQAPEEGRQRRRWGTKEFAFAMPDTSNTPTAHRESLAPKGPWPLTLPSLPSPSAVAWGPPTAFDLLKSIWLVATPPTSQSCGVRPPQPLPQPPSHLLPQTSALDWSPSPSVPQHSLSWTVAQSSPESWSFPPMRLY; via the exons ATGGACCCCCGGGGGCCAGCCCCCCAATCTTTCCAGAAAGCTGAGAAACCTGGTCGGGTCCGCCGTCGGAAGACCAGGCGGGAGCGTAACAAGGCCTTGTTGGGCAGCCGCCAGCAATTAGCCCATCAGGATTCTTCTGTGGCCAGTCGAAATTCACCCATGGACCTCCAGCATCCTGCAGCTTCTACTGCCCCCAAGTTCATGGTCATAACCCAGGGTCGGCTAAGCCGAGAGCACTGGGGTCTCTTTAACCATGAGGTGAAATCTCTGGACGTGGCACGGCTGCTTAGCAATGGGTCCCTGGAGCCAGGCACTCCCACACTACCCACCAAGACTGCCCCAAGCCCAGGCAGGGCTCATAAACCAGCCCCACAAACAAGGGGCAAGGAGAATCAG GCCTTCCCCAGGAGGAATCTAGTGCAAGAGGCCAGGGATGCCATTGTGGGTACCTTACAGGCCTGCCATGGCTGTGTACCTGACCTTACCCTGGTGCTCCGGGACTGCCAGCCACCCTTATCAG GGATCAAGCCTGGGGACCCTGAGAGACGAAGGATCAATATACCTGAGCAGGCTCCAGAagaaggaaggcagaggaggagatggggaacaaaggaatTTGCCTTTGCCATGCCTGACACCTCCAACACTCCCACTGCACACAGAGAGAGCTTGGCACCAAAAGGTCCTTGGCCGCTTACATTGCCCTCGTTGCCTTCTCCGTCTGCAGTGGCCTGGGGTCCCCCAACAGCATTTGACCTGCTGAAAAGCATCTGGCTGGTAGCCACACCACCAACCTCCCAGTCCTGTGGGGTTCGCCCACCACAGCCCCTGCCTCAGCCACCATCCCACTTGTTGCCCCAAACCTCTGCCCTGGACTGGagtcccagcccctctgtcccaCAGCACAGCCTCTCCTGGACTGTGGCCCAGAGCAGCCCAGAGTCCTGGTCTTTTCCACCCATGAGACTGTACTAA
- the PAFAH1B3 gene encoding platelet-activating factor acetylhydrolase IB subunit alpha1, whose protein sequence is MSGEENPASKPTPVQDVQGDGRWMSLHHRFVADSKDKEPEVVFIGDSLVQLMHQCEIWRELFSPLHALNFGIGGDGTQHVLWRLENGELEHIRPKIVVVWVGTNNHGHTAEQVAGGIKAIVQLVKQRQPQARVVVLGLLPRGQHPNPLREKNQQVNELVRVALAGHPRAHFLDADPGFVHSDGTISHHDMYDYLHLSRLGYTPVCRTLHSLLLRLLAQDQGQSVLLPEPTL, encoded by the exons ATGAGTGGAGAGGAGAACCCAGCCAGCAAGCCCACACCGGTGCAGGACGTTCAGGGCGACGGACGCTGGATGTCCCTG CACCATCGGTTCGTGGCTGACAGCAAAGATAAAGAACCCGAAGTCGTATTCATTGGGGACTCCTTGGTCCAGCTAATGCACCAGTGCGAG ATCTGGCGGgaactcttctctcctctccatgcACTTAATTTTGGCATTGGTGGTGATGGCACGCAGCACGTGCTATGGCGGCTAGAGAATGGGGAGCTTGAACACATCCGACCCAAG ATTGTGGTGGTCTGGGTGGGTACGAACAACCATGGGcacacagcagagcaagtggctgGCGGCATCAAGGCCATCGTGCAGCTGGTGAAGCAGCGGCAACCCCAGGCCCGGGTGGTGGTGCTG GGCCTGCTTCCAAGGGGCCAGCACCCTAACCCACTTCGTGAGAAAAACCAACAGGTGAATGAGCTGGTACGGGTGGCGTTGGCTGGCCATCCACGGGCCCACTTCCTGGATGCTGACCCTGGCTTTGTGCACTCTGATGGTACCATAAGCCACCATGACATGTATGATTACCTACACCTGAGCCGGCTGGGCTACACACCTGTCTGCCGGACCCTGCATTCCCTGCTTCTACGCCTGCTGGCCCAAGATCAGGGTCAAAGTGTCCTTCTGCCAGAGCCCACACTCTAA